Proteins encoded in a region of the Mucispirillum schaedleri ASF457 genome:
- a CDS encoding N-acetylmuramoyl-L-alanine amidase, with amino-acid sequence MYIIDRFKLPFFVVFWLMFSSFFVYASQIDNMYKDLTLLDKTAQIGRKSYTTIGDKFYKIYADNPSGKYADDALLGAARAYRRSFERFNMQIDLDKSLNYYRMVQGAFSSAAARRAYLESADIFLARRDSASAKFTLNKLMQKHPNSAEAREAEKKLASLGTNNRSTITRPNPVITADNQVKKQDNKPLKEPVKNIAEEDDKDVVSVSAGQDSGATASGKTVNVHGIRYFSDKDYTRIVIDLSNNAEYSSHWLKADAALHKPPRLTIDINNSILGNNVSKNLSIKDGLLNAVRLGYHPQDKRTRVVLDSANVKDFTVFQMSNPSRIVVDVFSSERKEDVKRPVIASNNQTAKNNAAKDMKTKRPDDLPKDITLGAALGLKIRTIVIDPGHGGKDPGAVYNGLKEKDIVLEIGKYLYEYLKSDPDLNIHLTRNKDVFIPLEERTAIANKLKADIFVSIHANAAKNKAASGLETFVFNVTNDRAALEVAALENQATTKSISDLQGILKDILKYSKLEESVSLAGSVQSCLVKNVSASSKQNLGVKQAPFYVLVGATMPAILVETGFLSNNDDASKLKSSTYRKKVAKGIYDGIKEYISKYNNF; translated from the coding sequence ATGTATATTATAGATAGATTTAAGTTACCATTTTTTGTAGTTTTCTGGCTTATGTTTTCATCATTTTTTGTGTATGCCAGTCAGATTGATAATATGTATAAGGACTTAACTCTCCTTGACAAAACTGCTCAAATTGGCAGAAAATCTTATACTACAATAGGTGATAAGTTTTACAAAATTTATGCAGATAATCCATCAGGCAAATATGCAGATGATGCACTTCTAGGTGCTGCAAGGGCATACAGGCGTTCTTTTGAGCGTTTTAATATGCAGATAGATTTAGATAAATCCCTTAACTATTATAGAATGGTGCAGGGTGCTTTTTCTTCTGCTGCTGCAAGACGGGCTTATTTAGAAAGTGCAGATATTTTTCTTGCAAGACGCGACAGTGCTTCTGCAAAATTTACACTTAATAAACTTATGCAAAAACATCCTAACAGTGCAGAAGCCCGTGAAGCTGAAAAAAAGCTTGCTTCTCTTGGCACTAATAACCGCTCTACTATTACAAGACCAAATCCAGTTATTACAGCAGATAATCAGGTAAAAAAACAAGATAATAAGCCATTAAAAGAGCCTGTTAAAAATATTGCAGAAGAAGATGATAAAGATGTGGTATCAGTATCAGCTGGGCAGGATTCTGGAGCTACAGCATCAGGCAAAACAGTAAATGTGCATGGAATAAGATATTTTTCTGATAAAGATTATACAAGAATAGTTATAGATTTATCTAACAATGCAGAATATTCAAGCCACTGGCTTAAAGCAGATGCAGCACTTCATAAACCGCCACGCTTAACTATTGATATTAATAACTCAATACTTGGAAATAATGTTTCAAAAAATTTGTCTATTAAAGATGGTCTTTTAAATGCTGTCCGTCTTGGGTATCATCCGCAGGATAAAAGAACTCGTGTTGTGCTTGATTCTGCAAATGTAAAAGATTTTACAGTTTTTCAAATGAGCAACCCAAGCCGAATAGTTGTTGATGTATTTTCATCTGAAAGAAAAGAAGATGTGAAACGCCCTGTTATTGCTTCTAATAACCAGACCGCTAAAAACAATGCAGCAAAAGATATGAAAACAAAACGCCCAGATGACCTGCCAAAAGACATTACTCTTGGTGCTGCATTAGGGCTTAAAATAAGAACAATTGTTATAGACCCAGGGCATGGGGGAAAAGACCCCGGAGCAGTATATAACGGATTAAAAGAAAAAGATATTGTTCTTGAAATTGGTAAATATCTTTATGAATACTTAAAATCAGACCCTGATTTGAATATACATTTAACAAGAAATAAAGATGTTTTTATACCATTAGAAGAAAGAACAGCTATTGCTAATAAATTAAAAGCTGATATTTTTGTATCAATCCATGCAAATGCAGCTAAAAATAAAGCTGCATCAGGACTTGAAACATTTGTATTTAATGTAACAAATGACAGAGCAGCATTAGAAGTAGCAGCTCTTGAAAATCAGGCAACTACTAAATCTATTTCAGATTTGCAGGGTATTCTAAAAGATATATTAAAATATTCTAAATTAGAAGAATCTGTATCACTTGCAGGTTCTGTGCAAAGCTGTCTTGTAAAAAATGTTAGTGCATCATCAAAACAAAATCTTGGAGTTAAACAGGCACCATTTTATGTGCTTGTTGGTGCAACTATGCCTGCCATACTTGTAGAAACTGGCTTTTTGTCAAATAATGATGATGCTTCTAAATTAAAATCTTCAACTTATAGAAAAAAAGTGGCAAAAGGTATATATGACGGTATTAAGGAATATATATCGAAATATAATAATTTCTAG
- a CDS encoding CorA family divalent cation transporter: MDKKLFLKSKGAAPGTIIYEGDTAPVQTNITCCKIMHDKVEESDVIDYDNKDKSVTWIRVTGLSDSSKVIETLKPFNIDSLTLEDVFETYHNPKFDDTFDYNFIIMRSLSINATMQDNQISFIHKDNFLITFEEYHCDEFNIVLQRIHKNFNKFYTRGSDYLLYALIDAVIDSYIMILNNINLSVDSIEDTMTQDVTCPCDTSQLFTLKRYVNFLSKHTRTSYDVVNQLLKLSIEHSSENNIYIVPYYEDLCEHAVYLNEAVLYCKDSIHSVYAENMSRMQLKSNKFINILTMLSTLMLPPMVIGGIFGMNFNKIPFSSFPHGFAVSVFAMFAVSFMLAWFFKKKNFF; encoded by the coding sequence ATGGATAAAAAACTTTTTTTAAAATCAAAAGGTGCAGCACCCGGCACAATAATTTATGAAGGCGATACTGCACCAGTCCAAACTAATATTACATGCTGTAAAATTATGCATGACAAAGTAGAAGAAAGTGATGTTATAGATTATGATAATAAAGATAAATCTGTTACATGGATTAGAGTAACAGGTCTTTCAGACAGCAGTAAGGTTATAGAAACATTAAAGCCATTTAATATTGACAGCCTTACTTTAGAAGATGTTTTTGAAACATACCACAACCCTAAATTTGATGATACTTTTGACTATAATTTTATCATTATGCGTTCATTAAGCATTAATGCCACTATGCAGGATAACCAGATTTCTTTTATACATAAAGATAATTTTTTAATTACTTTTGAAGAATATCACTGTGACGAATTTAATATTGTTCTGCAAAGGATACATAAGAATTTTAATAAATTTTATACACGCGGAAGTGATTATCTTTTGTATGCTTTAATTGATGCAGTAATAGACAGCTATATTATGATATTAAACAATATTAACTTATCAGTTGACAGTATAGAAGATACTATGACACAGGATGTTACATGTCCATGTGATACTTCTCAGCTTTTTACATTAAAAAGATATGTAAACTTCCTGTCAAAGCACACAAGAACTTCTTATGATGTAGTAAACCAGCTTTTAAAACTTTCCATAGAGCACAGCAGCGAAAATAATATATATATTGTGCCTTATTATGAAGACTTGTGTGAGCATGCAGTATATTTAAATGAAGCTGTTCTATACTGTAAAGACTCTATACACTCAGTATATGCTGAAAATATGTCAAGAATGCAGTTAAAGTCTAATAAATTTATAAATATACTTACTATGCTTTCCACATTAATGCTGCCCCCTATGGTTATAGGCGGAATTTTTGGAATGAATTTTAATAAAATACCATTCTCATCATTTCCACATGGGTTTGCAGTAAGTGTATTTGCCATGTTTGCAGTTTCATTTATGCTTGCATGGTTTTTTAAGAAAAAGAACTTTTTTTGA
- a CDS encoding methyl-accepting chemotaxis protein, translating into MNNEKLQISIFNIIGAGYGVLVLIILGISILSINRISFIDRNLSEINNVNSAKQRVAIDYRGSVHNRSISVRDVVLADNNQAELNKYLEEIRFEEQFYVDAKKRMMENFVNNNMLTSEEKAILDKINNTETAAMPLIQGIIDDKQNGSNIEMMEKLSKVRPLFVDWLKFINEFINLEEAKNQAVTPIVTKSTANFKLMMILNSFIALILGFSIAFFIIRYLVKLLGGDPQDASKSFNAISQGDLSREIKTNKKNADSMLSHIVFMQGHLRNVIKNIQHSADELGKSTHVVADSSNQAQHAAEEQHAASMRSVDQIKIISAGTAKIAEIARQTEHNSEKTLELSKKGNEAMNNTTEAINKVSSTVLETAEKIRNLKDKSTEISGSAGLIAEVADQTNLLALNAAIEAARAGEHGRGFAVVADEVRKLAERTGDTTAQITNMITEIQKEIEIAVSAMEQTLPQVEKGLELAGITSEILSEIQTQANDSLAMAQDVSTSSTEQENGIHTIETYLAEMADMSSNTQSMMQENVKEVEKLETISMQLKEEASFFKL; encoded by the coding sequence ATGAATAATGAAAAACTGCAAATTAGTATATTTAATATAATTGGTGCAGGCTATGGTGTTCTTGTTTTAATTATATTAGGTATATCCATTCTTTCAATCAATAGAATAAGCTTTATTGATAGAAATTTATCTGAAATTAATAATGTAAACTCAGCAAAACAAAGAGTAGCTATTGATTACAGGGGTTCTGTGCATAACCGCTCTATCTCTGTTAGAGATGTAGTTCTTGCAGATAATAATCAGGCAGAATTAAACAAGTATCTTGAAGAAATACGCTTTGAAGAACAGTTTTATGTAGATGCAAAAAAACGCATGATGGAAAATTTTGTTAATAATAATATGCTTACAAGTGAAGAAAAAGCTATTTTAGATAAAATTAATAATACAGAAACTGCTGCTATGCCATTAATTCAAGGCATAATAGATGATAAACAGAATGGCAGCAATATAGAAATGATGGAAAAATTAAGTAAAGTTCGTCCATTATTTGTAGACTGGTTAAAATTTATTAATGAATTTATTAACTTAGAAGAAGCAAAAAATCAAGCAGTAACTCCAATAGTTACAAAAAGCACTGCTAATTTTAAACTTATGATGATATTAAACTCTTTCATAGCTTTAATACTTGGCTTTTCTATTGCATTTTTCATTATCAGATACCTTGTTAAACTTTTAGGTGGAGACCCGCAGGATGCTTCAAAAAGCTTTAATGCAATTTCTCAAGGTGACTTATCCCGCGAAATTAAAACTAACAAAAAAAATGCAGACAGTATGCTTTCCCACATTGTATTTATGCAGGGACATTTAAGAAATGTTATTAAAAATATCCAGCATTCTGCTGATGAATTAGGCAAAAGCACTCATGTTGTGGCAGATTCTTCAAATCAGGCACAGCATGCAGCAGAAGAACAGCATGCAGCATCTATGCGAAGTGTAGACCAGATAAAAATAATAAGTGCAGGCACAGCAAAAATTGCAGAAATTGCAAGGCAGACAGAGCATAATTCTGAAAAAACATTAGAGCTTTCTAAAAAAGGCAATGAAGCTATGAATAATACTACCGAAGCTATTAATAAAGTAAGCTCTACAGTGCTTGAAACTGCTGAAAAAATTAGAAATCTTAAAGATAAATCAACAGAAATCAGCGGCAGTGCAGGCTTAATTGCAGAAGTTGCAGACCAGACAAACCTGCTTGCATTAAATGCTGCAATTGAAGCTGCAAGAGCAGGTGAACACGGGAGAGGGTTTGCAGTTGTTGCAGACGAAGTGAGAAAACTTGCAGAAAGAACAGGCGACACTACTGCACAAATTACTAATATGATTACTGAAATACAAAAAGAAATAGAAATAGCGGTATCTGCTATGGAGCAGACCCTGCCGCAGGTAGAAAAAGGCTTAGAGCTTGCAGGTATTACAAGTGAAATATTAAGTGAAATTCAAACACAGGCAAACGATTCTCTTGCTATGGCTCAAGATGTAAGCACATCTTCTACTGAACAGGAAAACGGTATACATACTATTGAAACATATTTAGCAGAAATGGCTGATATGTCATCTAATACTCAAAGTATGATGCAGGAAAATGTTAAAGAAGTTGAAAAACTTGAAACAATTTCTATGCAGTTAAAGGAAGAAGCATCTTTCTTTAAATTATAA
- the mqnC gene encoding cyclic dehypoxanthinyl futalosine synthase — protein sequence MNNIKRISFQEGVDLYNNADILELGRMADNIRREKHPENIVTFVIDRNINYTNICTCKCKFCAFYKNENEEGGYVISKEELAQKIQETLDLGGSQILLQGGLHPEYQIDFYEDMLKFMKTFPVWLHAFSPPEIHHIAKKSGLTVAETIKRLRAAGLDSIPGGGAEILDDEARKNVSPNKINSAAWLSVMEEAHKQGLKTTATMMFRKQDAAEIIIGHFDKIRSLQDKTGGFTAFIPWPFQPGNSELDDDSVTAIEYLRVLALARIYLDNIPNIQVSWVTQGAKVAQIGLFFGGNDFGSVMIEENVVRAAGANFRLKTEEIKHIIKTAGFIPKIRNMQYDIIGE from the coding sequence ATGAATAATATAAAAAGAATTTCTTTTCAAGAAGGTGTTGACTTATACAACAATGCAGATATTTTAGAGCTTGGCAGAATGGCAGATAATATCCGCAGAGAAAAACACCCAGAAAATATTGTAACATTTGTTATAGATAGAAATATTAATTATACAAATATCTGCACATGTAAATGTAAATTTTGTGCCTTTTATAAAAATGAAAATGAAGAAGGCGGATATGTCATATCAAAAGAAGAGCTTGCACAGAAAATTCAGGAAACTCTTGATTTAGGCGGCTCACAGATTTTATTACAGGGCGGTCTGCATCCTGAATATCAAATTGATTTTTATGAAGATATGCTTAAATTTATGAAAACTTTTCCTGTTTGGCTGCATGCGTTTTCGCCGCCTGAAATACACCATATTGCAAAAAAAAGCGGTTTAACTGTTGCAGAAACTATAAAAAGGTTAAGGGCTGCAGGGCTTGATTCTATTCCCGGTGGTGGTGCTGAAATATTAGATGATGAAGCCAGAAAAAATGTAAGCCCTAATAAGATTAACTCTGCTGCATGGCTTTCTGTTATGGAAGAAGCTCATAAACAGGGGCTTAAAACTACAGCAACAATGATGTTTCGTAAGCAGGATGCGGCAGAGATAATTATTGGTCATTTTGATAAAATACGCTCACTGCAAGATAAAACAGGTGGTTTTACTGCTTTTATCCCTTGGCCGTTTCAGCCGGGAAACAGTGAATTAGATGATGATTCAGTTACTGCTATAGAGTATTTGCGGGTGCTTGCTCTTGCTAGAATTTATCTTGATAATATACCAAATATTCAAGTGTCATGGGTAACCCAAGGTGCAAAAGTTGCTCAAATTGGTCTGTTTTTTGGTGGTAATGATTTTGGCAGTGTTATGATAGAAGAAAATGTTGTCCGTGCAGCAGGTGCCAATTTCCGCCTTAAAACTGAAGAAATTAAACATATTATTAAAACAGCAGGGTTTATTCCTAAAATTCGTAATATGCAGTATGATATTATAGGAGAATAA
- a CDS encoding GAF domain-containing sensor histidine kinase: MSGPLLSALIKISAEINSTMELDTLLPDIIKITGDYLKVRNASIMLIDWDTLTINCYTENSLHHNFLSVKQGIIGDVAGSGTEYIVNKKSSSKSSKSFLALPLKAGSKILGVFYLTDKEKDYFNDSDVKTAKYIASQCALAIERHNLYNKMRANENLQAIGLLKSSVAHDMSNLLAIADVYLGLMEEEVDKSSAMYEYVKAVKREMKYITILAKDMLDLSKDKLVVHKTKFKVSELVNELKLYSEAFSKDSNAKCEFSIKYDDEIVADKNRLFRVFFNLLNNAGDAAKENGRIVFSVKKTGTDVSFLVADNGKGIRKEDICKLFQPFYTSGKIKGTGLGLSVVHDIIEAHNGSIRVRSILGLYTCFLIRIPKDG; encoded by the coding sequence TTGAGTGGGCCGTTATTAAGTGCTTTAATTAAAATTTCTGCAGAAATAAACTCCACTATGGAGCTTGATACTCTGCTGCCTGATATTATTAAAATCACGGGCGATTATCTAAAAGTCCGCAATGCTTCCATTATGCTTATTGACTGGGATACTCTTACAATTAACTGCTATACAGAAAACTCTCTGCACCATAACTTTTTATCTGTTAAACAAGGTATAATAGGTGATGTGGCAGGCTCAGGCACAGAATATATTGTCAATAAAAAATCTTCTTCAAAATCAAGCAAATCTTTTCTTGCACTGCCTTTAAAAGCTGGCAGTAAAATATTAGGTGTTTTTTACTTAACAGATAAAGAGAAAGACTATTTTAATGACAGTGATGTTAAAACAGCAAAATATATTGCTTCTCAGTGTGCTTTAGCAATAGAAAGGCATAATTTATATAATAAAATGAGAGCTAATGAAAACCTGCAGGCAATAGGGCTTTTAAAATCTTCTGTTGCTCATGATATGTCTAATTTATTAGCTATTGCAGATGTTTATCTTGGTCTTATGGAAGAAGAAGTTGATAAATCATCTGCAATGTATGAATATGTGAAAGCTGTTAAAAGAGAAATGAAATACATAACTATACTTGCAAAAGATATGCTTGATTTATCAAAAGATAAGTTAGTGGTTCACAAGACTAAATTTAAAGTAAGTGAACTTGTTAATGAATTAAAATTATACAGCGAAGCATTTTCTAAAGATTCTAATGCTAAATGTGAGTTTAGTATAAAATATGATGATGAAATAGTGGCAGATAAAAACAGGCTTTTCAGAGTATTCTTTAATCTGCTTAATAATGCAGGGGATGCTGCAAAAGAAAATGGCAGAATAGTTTTTTCTGTTAAAAAAACAGGCACAGATGTCAGCTTTTTAGTAGCAGATAATGGCAAAGGAATACGAAAGGAAGATATTTGCAAACTTTTTCAGCCGTTTTATACATCAGGAAAAATTAAAGGCACAGGTCTTGGTCTTTCAGTAGTTCATGACATTATAGAAGCACATAATGGCAGCATTCGTGTCCGCTCTATACTAGGCTTGTATACATGTTTTCTCATAAGGATACCAAAAGATGGATAA
- a CDS encoding DUF342 domain-containing protein, giving the protein MDKITVQAEKPQERAKDICNKVYNLRAGEYEIEGGTEDRATVIFKCDSKIVNSKVYLTTDDGAFTGFLFMYPALNEGTTHTLEEILDYLAGEEIENIDKNQISSLFQRFANGEVIENEIIASGIRPTAGKDAEITLHFGTADKKPKIKDGKVDFKNLDNIVMVEKGDVLITKKPAIHGSRGRNIKGEEVTPIPAKDIVILPGDGATVNEAGTIFSATTDGYVDFGNKRLGVYPVYMVKGNVDYSTGNIRFNGSVHVKGDILSGFKIEADKHILVDGICQDCEIIAKGNVILRTGIKCTGSGLVRAGGTAVIGYAEKAKIYARESIEIRKYAFNCELFAGTKIDAMNGDGIIAGGLIRAFQDISVKQLGTNGNSKFNVIIGMKYYIEFELEKLRREKIRIGETIERVDTALSRFNLKRPKVANHPKIVKMLEVKTSLSDLIDELDKRAAKLIEENKAKSPRMKVKNKVFEGVTVMFYNVGAVVKEPMENMVFYYDEKYGEVAWISLKNANALD; this is encoded by the coding sequence ATGGATAAAATAACAGTCCAGGCAGAAAAGCCACAGGAAAGAGCAAAAGATATATGCAATAAAGTATATAACCTGCGTGCAGGCGAATATGAAATAGAAGGCGGCACAGAAGACAGGGCGACAGTAATCTTTAAGTGCGATAGTAAAATTGTCAATTCAAAAGTATATCTTACAACAGATGATGGTGCTTTTACTGGATTTCTTTTTATGTATCCAGCACTAAATGAAGGCACAACCCATACATTAGAAGAAATTCTTGATTATTTAGCTGGAGAAGAGATAGAAAATATTGATAAAAATCAAATCAGCAGCCTTTTCCAAAGATTTGCAAACGGGGAAGTTATTGAAAATGAAATTATTGCTTCAGGCATTCGTCCCACTGCGGGAAAAGATGCAGAAATAACTTTACACTTTGGCACTGCTGATAAAAAGCCAAAAATTAAAGATGGTAAAGTAGACTTTAAAAATCTTGATAATATAGTAATGGTAGAAAAAGGTGATGTACTTATCACTAAAAAACCAGCAATACATGGCAGCCGTGGAAGAAATATTAAAGGTGAAGAAGTTACTCCTATACCTGCAAAAGATATTGTTATACTTCCGGGAGATGGTGCAACAGTTAATGAAGCTGGAACAATCTTTTCTGCAACAACTGACGGCTATGTAGATTTTGGAAACAAGCGTCTTGGAGTATATCCTGTTTATATGGTAAAAGGCAATGTGGATTATTCCACAGGCAATATCAGATTTAATGGCTCTGTCCATGTAAAAGGCGATATTCTTTCAGGCTTTAAAATAGAAGCTGATAAGCATATATTAGTTGACGGCATTTGTCAGGACTGTGAAATTATTGCAAAAGGCAATGTTATTTTAAGAACAGGTATAAAATGCACAGGCTCTGGGCTTGTAAGAGCTGGCGGAACTGCTGTAATAGGATATGCAGAAAAAGCAAAAATATATGCAAGAGAAAGTATAGAAATAAGAAAATATGCTTTTAACTGCGAGCTTTTTGCAGGCACTAAAATAGATGCTATGAATGGTGATGGCATTATTGCAGGCGGGCTTATTAGAGCATTTCAGGATATTTCAGTAAAACAGCTTGGAACAAATGGAAACTCTAAATTTAATGTAATTATTGGTATGAAATACTACATAGAATTTGAACTTGAAAAACTTCGCAGAGAAAAAATAAGAATTGGAGAAACCATTGAAAGAGTAGATACTGCATTATCAAGATTTAATTTAAAAAGACCAAAAGTTGCAAACCATCCTAAAATTGTAAAAATGCTTGAAGTAAAAACATCATTAAGCGATTTGATTGATGAGCTTGATAAAAGAGCAGCTAAATTAATAGAAGAAAATAAAGCTAAATCCCCTAGAATGAAAGTAAAAAATAAAGTATTTGAAGGGGTTACAGTTATGTTTTATAATGTTGGTGCCGTTGTAAAAGAGCCTATGGAAAATATGGTATTTTACTATGATGAAAAATATGGCGAAGTTGCATGGATAAGCCTTAAAAATGCCAACGCACTTGATTAA